The proteins below come from a single Methanospirillum lacunae genomic window:
- a CDS encoding PAS domain S-box protein: protein MTKIHSILFISSDEYSYKTARDVLSEDGYEILSSDNTEVLMRPSGLSPFSLIIIDISTAVGTITLLSQEIVDQLPFSIPLLFILPDTDTFVPDKFSEYCVDFLKKPFSKDELLLRVRNSIALHHLQTLTKNQTGMINQEYNGDTPELHHTLNQEMDYSDTRDFYLKVLDDFPNPVWRSNISGKCDFFNRNWLEFTGRAMEEELGDGWAEGVHPDDFERCLKIYIDNFGKQLPFEMEYRLRFHDGTYRWILDCGNPFFEPDGTFKGYIGSCYDIQDRKTAEELLNNANIELEKKILEINTSRFQLQETKDYLEKLIASANAPIIVWNPFCIITKANEALGDLIGLSPAEIIGNNLSSVFPQEFLEKIKIEEPNLHNRGLKEVVEIPITHQSGEMRIVLWNFAPVFSHPDECVAVIAQGQDITDHIQTEKALKQLNRQLNLMSSITRHDILNQVNVIKLVLELLKPSVPQQPYKKYLDAVETATGNIHTQIEFTKIYQELGSHDPQWENLYILICSLQVPEKISFSCSIKKIEVHADHLLRRVFDNLLDNSIRHGEKVTEIHVSCSRNPSGITIIWEDNGIGIKQEEKIKIFDLGYGKNTGLGLYLIREVLQITGITIAETGEEGKGARFEINVPNQGWRMSK, encoded by the coding sequence ATGACAAAAATTCATTCAATTTTATTTATATCCTCTGATGAATATTCTTACAAGACAGCCAGGGATGTGTTATCAGAAGATGGATACGAGATACTCTCGTCAGATAATACAGAAGTACTAATGAGACCATCAGGACTGTCTCCATTTTCCCTGATAATTATCGATATCTCTACGGCTGTAGGTACAATAACTCTATTAAGTCAAGAGATTGTTGACCAGTTGCCATTCTCCATCCCACTTCTTTTCATCCTTCCAGATACTGACACCTTTGTCCCAGACAAGTTTTCAGAATATTGTGTAGACTTTCTCAAAAAACCTTTTTCCAAAGATGAATTACTGTTAAGAGTCAGGAATAGTATTGCTCTTCACCATCTACAAACGCTCACCAAAAACCAGACCGGGATGATAAATCAGGAGTACAACGGTGATACTCCGGAATTACACCATACATTAAACCAGGAAATGGACTATTCTGACACCAGGGATTTTTATCTGAAGGTGTTGGATGATTTTCCAAATCCTGTCTGGCGCTCTAATATTTCAGGAAAATGTGACTTTTTTAACCGGAACTGGTTAGAGTTTACCGGGAGAGCAATGGAAGAGGAACTTGGTGATGGATGGGCAGAAGGTGTCCATCCGGATGACTTTGAAAGATGCCTTAAAATATATATTGATAATTTTGGTAAACAATTACCATTTGAGATGGAATATCGTCTCCGTTTTCATGATGGCACATACCGATGGATACTAGACTGTGGAAATCCGTTCTTTGAACCTGATGGAACTTTTAAAGGATATATTGGATCATGTTACGATATTCAGGACCGGAAAACTGCAGAAGAACTATTGAATAATGCAAATATTGAACTTGAAAAGAAGATATTAGAAATTAATACCAGCCGGTTTCAGCTGCAGGAGACTAAAGATTATCTAGAAAAATTGATAGCATCAGCAAACGCTCCTATCATTGTTTGGAACCCATTCTGCATAATAACCAAGGCTAACGAAGCATTGGGAGATCTAATTGGTTTATCACCAGCTGAAATTATCGGCAATAACCTTTCCTCAGTTTTTCCCCAGGAATTCCTGGAAAAAATCAAGATCGAAGAGCCAAACCTACATAATCGTGGTCTCAAAGAGGTTGTTGAGATACCCATAACTCACCAGTCGGGTGAGATGAGGATTGTTCTCTGGAATTTTGCCCCAGTTTTTAGTCATCCAGATGAATGTGTGGCGGTTATCGCTCAGGGGCAGGATATTACAGACCATATCCAGACAGAAAAGGCATTAAAACAGTTGAATCGGCAACTCAATCTTATGAGTAGTATTACCAGGCATGACATCCTCAATCAGGTAAATGTAATAAAATTAGTCCTTGAACTCCTCAAACCTTCTGTTCCACAACAACCATATAAAAAATATCTTGATGCAGTTGAAACAGCAACCGGAAATATCCACACACAGATAGAATTCACAAAAATATACCAGGAACTTGGATCTCATGATCCACAATGGGAGAACCTCTATATCCTGATTTGTTCCCTGCAAGTACCGGAAAAAATTTCTTTTTCATGTTCTATTAAAAAGATCGAGGTGCATGCCGACCATCTCCTCAGGCGTGTCTTTGATAATTTACTTGATAACTCGATAAGACATGGAGAAAAAGTAACAGAGATACATGTATCCTGCTCAAGAAATCCATCAGGAATCACTATAATTTGGGAAGATAATGGGATCGGGATTAAACAAGAAGAGAAGATCAAAATATTTGATCTCGGCTATGGCAAGAATACCGGTCTTGGACTCTATCTTATTCGGGAAGTTCTTCAGATAACAGGAATTACCATTGCAGAAACCGGAGAGGAGGGAAAGGGAGCAAGATTTGAGATCAATGTTCCAAACCAGGGATGGCGGATGTCAAAATAA